One genomic region from Terriglobus aquaticus encodes:
- a CDS encoding HAD-IA family hydrolase: MQENITTRGLLFDMDGVLISSIGSVRRCWRKWCRHYGIPGADTFEIPHGTRAIEIIQQIKPDIDPQEGLRLIEDLEIEDTEDLRVLAGVPELLKSLPADRWTIVTSATRRLMLARLRIAGLPAPERLIAAEDVVNGKPHPEPYRRGAEILGLPPQDCIVVEDAPAGVSAGLAAGSRVLGVLGTHQLEDLKEATWRVASLRDAVATVSDQGALNLQIQAIG, from the coding sequence ATGCAAGAAAACATCACGACTCGCGGTCTGCTCTTTGACATGGATGGGGTGCTGATCTCCTCCATCGGTTCGGTCCGCCGCTGCTGGCGCAAATGGTGCCGGCACTATGGAATCCCTGGCGCCGATACGTTCGAAATCCCGCATGGCACCCGCGCCATCGAAATCATCCAGCAGATCAAGCCCGACATCGATCCACAAGAAGGTCTGCGCCTGATCGAAGACCTGGAGATCGAAGACACGGAAGATCTCCGCGTGCTCGCCGGCGTGCCCGAACTGCTGAAGAGCCTTCCTGCCGATCGCTGGACCATCGTCACCAGCGCCACGCGCCGGCTGATGCTGGCGCGGCTCCGCATCGCCGGCCTGCCCGCCCCCGAGCGACTCATCGCTGCCGAAGACGTGGTCAATGGCAAGCCGCACCCCGAGCCGTATCGCCGCGGCGCTGAAATCCTGGGCCTACCACCGCAGGACTGCATCGTCGTGGAGGACGCGCCGGCCGGTGTATCCGCAGGCCTAGCCGCCGGATCGCGCGTTCTTGGCGTGCTCGGCACGCACCAACTCGAAGACCTCAAAGAGGCAACGTGGCGCGTCGCATCGCTGCGCGACGCGGTCGCAACAGTCAGCGATCAGGGCGCGCTCAACTTGCAGATTCAGGCAATCGGCTGA
- the coaD gene encoding pantetheine-phosphate adenylyltransferase: MPQVTAIYPGTFDPPTNGHLDICMRGSRIFDRLIVAVLRNSSKGAPLFTTQERAEMLAEITRPFGNVTVATFDGLLVDFARQQGATAVLRGIRAVSDYEYEFQMAMMNRKLDPQLETVFMQPAEKYTYVSSRLIKGVFQLGGDINSLVPPEVMQRLRSKVPANIAPPETGAST; the protein is encoded by the coding sequence ATGCCGCAAGTCACCGCAATCTACCCCGGAACCTTCGATCCGCCGACGAACGGCCACCTCGACATCTGCATGCGCGGGTCACGCATCTTCGACCGGCTCATCGTCGCCGTGCTGCGCAACTCCAGCAAGGGCGCTCCGCTGTTCACCACGCAGGAGCGCGCGGAAATGCTGGCGGAGATCACACGCCCCTTCGGCAACGTGACGGTCGCCACCTTCGACGGCCTGCTGGTCGATTTCGCACGCCAGCAGGGCGCGACCGCGGTGCTGCGTGGCATCCGCGCCGTAAGTGACTACGAGTACGAGTTCCAGATGGCAATGATGAACCGCAAGCTGGACCCGCAGCTTGAGACCGTCTTCATGCAACCGGCGGAGAAGTACACCTACGTCTCGTCGCGCCTCATCAAGGGCGTCTTCCAACTCGGCGGCGACATCAACTCGCTCGTTCCACCTGAGGTGATGCAGCGCCTGCGCAGCAAGGTGCCGGCGAACATCGCTCCGCCGGAGACCGGCGCTAGCACTTAG
- a CDS encoding GNAT family N-acetyltransferase, which yields MTGQHIEVRPAEWPQDREVAIRLLTGYFAWLAANPAVPESIRSIDRAPELALVPQRYDRQSSTLLIAWMGTEAVGCAAVHRLAAPPRSAEMKRLYVAPGARGCGTGAALIQASAATARQFGAFQLLLDTLPAAMPNAVRLYQSLGFEPFARYNRNLGPEFAFFRLRLG from the coding sequence ATGACAGGCCAGCACATTGAAGTTCGCCCGGCGGAGTGGCCGCAGGACAGGGAAGTCGCCATCCGCCTGCTCACCGGGTACTTCGCCTGGCTCGCAGCGAATCCCGCGGTCCCGGAGTCGATTCGCTCCATCGATCGTGCGCCGGAGCTGGCGCTCGTGCCGCAGCGGTACGATCGCCAGTCCTCCACGCTGCTAATCGCCTGGATGGGAACCGAAGCGGTGGGCTGTGCCGCCGTGCACCGTCTTGCTGCGCCGCCACGCAGCGCAGAGATGAAGCGGCTCTACGTTGCCCCAGGGGCTCGCGGATGTGGCACGGGTGCCGCGCTCATCCAGGCCTCCGCGGCAACGGCCCGGCAGTTCGGCGCCTTCCAGTTGCTGCTGGACACCTTGCCGGCCGCAATGCCCAATGCGGTTCGCCTGTACCAGTCCCTCGGCTTCGAACCGTTCGCTCGTTACAACCGGAATCTCGGTCCGGAGTTCGCGTTCTTTCGGCTGCGCCTGGGATAA
- a CDS encoding M28 family peptidase: MRAVRAILLVSSLAMCATVSAQQSTLLPAAQAEANSIDPEHLRATVKLISSDAYEGRGPGQPGGEKTTAYLVEQFKKYGLQPAGDHGTFVQAVPLVGVTPVAAETHFRFVPQSGSKTTTPTDLTFGSDFVVNNQRHMPTAQVDAPIVFVGHGIVAPEYGWDDYAGVDVRGKVVLIVVNEPPSTDVKFFKGEALTYYGRWTYKFEEAGRHGAVGALIIHRTDLASYPWQVVQNSWSGEHSYLRGDPNARLTAASWIQQSEADKLLASIGMTADQAIDASNQRGFKAMPLPVKLEAHIVSKVREYDSANVVGKLAGAKPGSGAVLYTGHWDHFGIDRSRQGDPVFHGANDNATGTAIVLELARAFAEKKATPPHDVYFACVTAEEQGLLGSQYLGEHPPVPARDIQLDLNYDALLPVGDVRSAEVHGAERTTVYPLVEALAAKEGLQLEPDKFPMAGHYYRSDHFSLARVGVPAFSIGEGTMFRDHDDAWGRQQAEQYTAERYHTPADKYEDSMDFRGNARMARFGFELGWLVMQQQGSVAWQPGDEFEAARKRSQGTK; encoded by the coding sequence ATGCGCGCTGTTCGTGCCATTCTTCTCGTTTCGTCGCTCGCCATGTGCGCCACTGTCTCCGCGCAACAGAGCACGCTGCTGCCAGCCGCACAGGCCGAGGCCAACAGCATCGATCCCGAACATCTGCGCGCCACCGTTAAGCTGATCAGCAGCGACGCCTACGAGGGCCGCGGCCCCGGTCAGCCCGGCGGCGAAAAGACCACCGCATACCTCGTGGAGCAGTTCAAGAAGTACGGCCTGCAACCCGCGGGCGATCACGGCACGTTTGTGCAGGCGGTGCCACTGGTCGGCGTGACGCCGGTCGCGGCGGAGACGCACTTCCGCTTTGTGCCGCAGTCGGGATCGAAAACCACCACGCCGACCGACCTCACCTTTGGCTCTGACTTCGTGGTGAACAACCAGCGTCACATGCCCACGGCACAGGTCGATGCGCCCATCGTCTTTGTCGGCCACGGCATCGTCGCGCCGGAGTACGGCTGGGACGACTACGCCGGTGTCGACGTGCGCGGCAAAGTGGTGCTGATCGTGGTCAACGAACCACCGTCGACCGATGTGAAGTTCTTCAAGGGCGAGGCGCTCACCTACTACGGCCGCTGGACCTACAAGTTCGAAGAGGCAGGCCGCCACGGCGCTGTTGGCGCGCTCATCATCCATCGGACCGACCTGGCCAGCTATCCGTGGCAGGTAGTGCAGAACTCGTGGTCGGGCGAGCACAGCTACTTGCGCGGCGACCCGAACGCGCGCCTGACCGCGGCAAGTTGGATTCAGCAGTCCGAGGCAGACAAGTTGCTGGCCAGCATCGGCATGACCGCTGATCAGGCCATCGACGCCAGCAATCAGCGCGGCTTCAAGGCGATGCCGCTGCCGGTCAAGCTCGAGGCGCACATCGTCAGCAAGGTGCGCGAGTACGACTCGGCCAACGTGGTCGGCAAGCTGGCTGGCGCAAAGCCCGGCAGCGGTGCGGTGCTCTACACCGGCCACTGGGACCACTTCGGCATCGACCGCTCGCGTCAGGGCGACCCGGTCTTCCACGGCGCTAACGACAACGCCACCGGTACGGCGATCGTGCTGGAACTTGCCCGCGCCTTCGCGGAAAAGAAAGCCACGCCGCCGCACGACGTCTACTTCGCCTGTGTCACGGCAGAGGAGCAGGGGCTGCTCGGATCGCAGTACCTGGGCGAACATCCGCCCGTGCCCGCGCGGGACATCCAGCTTGACCTGAACTACGACGCCCTGCTGCCCGTGGGCGACGTGCGTAGCGCCGAGGTGCACGGCGCCGAACGCACCACCGTGTATCCGCTGGTGGAGGCGCTGGCTGCGAAGGAAGGCCTGCAACTGGAGCCGGACAAGTTCCCGATGGCCGGCCACTACTATCGTTCGGATCACTTCTCGCTGGCGCGCGTGGGCGTGCCCGCCTTCAGCATCGGCGAGGGCACGATGTTCCGCGACCACGACGACGCCTGGGGCAGGCAGCAGGCCGAGCAGTACACCGCCGAGCGCTACCACACGCCCGCCGACAAGTACGAAGACTCCATGGACTTCCGCGGCAACGCCCGCATGGCCCGCTTCGGCTTTGAACTGGGCTGGCTGGTCATGCAGCAGCAGGGCAGCGTCGCCTGGCAGCCCGGAGACGAGTTCGAAGCCGCGCGCAAGCGGAGCCAAGGGACGAAGTAG
- a CDS encoding penicillin-binding protein 1A translates to MATLPTREPESGARRDTAAPPTRPASERGYVPAWLPHSLRERWYRWFPTRRKARRAIFLSLLAMSAVFGALAGLTLVSVTDLPQIEDLEHYRPSTTTELLDIHGRTFGSFALEKRIVVGYQDIPPVLHDAILSIEDKSFESNAGINLFRAVGAAIVDIRSKGRRQGASTLTMQLSRNLFLSFEQTFTRKLQEVLLSIQIERHFTKEQIFTLYANQIYLGSGNYGFEAGSEHYFSKHLHDLSLAEAALLAGLPKNPNGYSPLRHPDRAIKRRNLVLSEMLKDGKITQDAYQQAVSTPLQLHIEPAPVTVAPYFVEEVRRQLEQEYGTDQVHGSGMRVYTTLDLDLQQAAEKSVLDNLADYERRHGWKGKLQNVLAQGQELDTYNHPDWVDTPQTGGYIHALVMDVNARHILVRIGKRYAEILPRDWAWTTVSAASILQRGDIVYVRVEDAPEAGTMHASLQQDSGAQSSMMAMDNSNGEVLAMVGGRDFNLSQFNRATQAQRQVGSSFKPYVYTAAVEAGAKPYDTIVDAPTSFYTPNGPYTPHNYEPNYAGTMSLVSAFAQSRNIPALKLANKVGIKKVIEVAHRFGITETIPAFLPVALGAASITLNEQVAAYAVFPNDGIRVEPHVIRRVVQSDGVPLRSNAARAKEVISVETARTMMTLLKAVPTFGTAARAGAELKHPIGGKTGTTNGFTDAWFIGFSPSVTCGTWIGYDNRQTLGDKEQGAKAALPAWINFMKVAIARTPNEQFPSGALKKQLDVTTDNSASTAPAPKKEEDSDDSEDSGDDNGPKSAAPPADAPSPDALPSDAPSDAAPADSQPSPAAAPSPRTSPAPAATTPRSGLVASPFGPYRPYTPPAGTGATATPLSTRPQTPPKTQRPATAPPQ, encoded by the coding sequence GTGGCTACGCTTCCCACTCGCGAACCCGAAAGCGGAGCCCGCCGAGATACGGCTGCGCCGCCCACCCGGCCTGCGTCGGAGCGCGGCTACGTTCCGGCGTGGCTGCCCCACAGCCTCCGCGAGCGGTGGTACCGCTGGTTTCCCACGCGCCGGAAGGCGCGCCGCGCCATCTTCCTCAGCCTGCTGGCCATGTCGGCGGTTTTCGGCGCGCTGGCCGGCCTCACGCTCGTCTCCGTCACCGACCTGCCCCAGATCGAAGACCTGGAGCATTACCGGCCCAGCACTACCACCGAACTGCTCGACATCCACGGCCGGACCTTCGGCTCCTTCGCTCTGGAAAAGCGCATCGTCGTCGGCTACCAGGACATCCCGCCCGTCCTGCACGATGCGATTCTGTCCATCGAAGACAAGAGCTTTGAAAGCAACGCCGGCATCAATCTCTTCCGCGCGGTGGGCGCGGCCATCGTAGACATCCGCAGCAAGGGCCGCCGCCAGGGCGCGTCCACGCTCACCATGCAGTTGTCGCGCAACCTGTTCCTCTCGTTTGAGCAGACCTTTACCCGCAAGCTGCAGGAGGTGCTGCTCTCCATTCAGATTGAGCGCCACTTCACCAAGGAACAGATCTTCACGCTGTACGCCAACCAGATCTACCTGGGCAGCGGCAATTACGGCTTCGAAGCCGGCAGCGAGCACTACTTCTCGAAGCACCTGCACGACCTGTCGCTGGCCGAAGCCGCGCTGCTGGCCGGCCTGCCCAAGAATCCCAACGGCTACTCGCCTCTCCGCCACCCCGATCGCGCCATCAAGCGGCGCAATCTGGTGCTAAGCGAGATGCTGAAAGACGGCAAGATCACGCAGGACGCCTACCAGCAGGCCGTGTCCACGCCGCTGCAACTGCACATTGAGCCGGCGCCGGTCACCGTTGCGCCTTACTTCGTGGAAGAGGTCCGGCGCCAGCTGGAGCAGGAGTACGGCACCGACCAGGTACACGGCAGCGGCATGCGCGTGTACACGACTCTTGACCTCGACCTGCAGCAGGCGGCTGAGAAGTCCGTGCTCGACAACCTGGCTGATTACGAGCGTCGCCACGGCTGGAAGGGCAAGCTGCAGAACGTGCTCGCCCAGGGTCAGGAGCTGGACACCTACAACCACCCGGACTGGGTCGACACGCCCCAGACCGGCGGCTACATCCACGCCCTGGTCATGGACGTGAACGCGCGCCACATCCTTGTGCGCATCGGCAAGCGCTACGCCGAAATCCTGCCCCGGGACTGGGCATGGACCACGGTCTCCGCAGCCAGCATTCTCCAGCGCGGAGACATCGTCTACGTCCGCGTCGAAGATGCTCCGGAAGCCGGCACCATGCATGCCTCGCTGCAGCAGGACTCCGGCGCGCAGAGCAGCATGATGGCCATGGACAACTCCAACGGCGAAGTGCTCGCCATGGTCGGCGGCCGCGACTTCAACCTGTCGCAGTTCAACCGCGCCACGCAGGCCCAGCGCCAGGTCGGATCGTCGTTCAAGCCTTACGTCTACACCGCCGCTGTCGAAGCCGGCGCCAAGCCCTACGACACCATCGTCGACGCGCCCACCAGCTTCTACACGCCCAACGGCCCGTACACGCCCCACAACTACGAGCCCAACTACGCCGGCACCATGAGCCTTGTCTCCGCCTTTGCGCAGTCGCGCAACATTCCGGCGCTGAAGCTCGCCAACAAGGTCGGCATCAAGAAGGTCATCGAAGTCGCGCACCGCTTCGGCATCACCGAAACCATTCCGGCGTTTCTGCCCGTCGCGCTCGGTGCCGCGTCTATTACGCTCAACGAGCAGGTGGCCGCCTACGCGGTCTTTCCCAACGACGGCATCCGCGTGGAGCCGCATGTGATCCGCCGGGTCGTGCAGTCCGACGGCGTGCCGCTGCGCTCCAACGCCGCACGCGCCAAAGAGGTCATCAGCGTCGAAACCGCGCGCACCATGATGACCCTTCTCAAGGCCGTTCCCACCTTCGGCACCGCGGCCCGCGCCGGTGCCGAACTGAAGCACCCGATCGGTGGCAAAACCGGCACTACCAACGGCTTCACCGACGCCTGGTTCATCGGCTTCTCGCCCTCTGTCACCTGTGGCACGTGGATCGGCTACGACAATCGCCAGACGCTCGGCGACAAGGAACAGGGCGCCAAGGCCGCTCTGCCGGCGTGGATCAACTTCATGAAGGTTGCCATCGCGCGCACGCCCAACGAACAGTTCCCGAGCGGCGCGCTCAAGAAGCAACTCGACGTCACGACGGACAACAGCGCCTCGACCGCTCCTGCTCCGAAGAAGGAAGAAGACAGCGACGATTCGGAAGACTCGGGCGACGACAACGGGCCGAAGTCGGCCGCGCCACCAGCGGATGCTCCGTCGCCCGACGCCCTACCGTCTGACGCTCCTTCGGATGCAGCTCCGGCGGATTCACAGCCCTCTCCCGCCGCAGCGCCTTCCCCACGCACATCGCCCGCGCCGGCTGCTACGACGCCCCGTTCCGGCCTGGTTGCATCGCCCTTCGGACCCTATCGCCCCTACACCCCTCCCGCGGGCACAGGTGCTACAGCGACTCCTCTGAGCACTCGACCGCAGACGCCACCCAAGACCCAGCGGCCCGCAACGGCTCCGCCTCAGTAA
- a CDS encoding ribosomal protein L7/L12: MAFVLGVLFGRLTSRSGTSGHAHPLAPGSPDLDLGRPSAISSADAPGGPYAVTLLDQGSNLIRTIKMVREVKHLGLKDAKDFVESAPRPLIRVASADQANAIVRAFQGVASVRVDGPEGVHEVKDYGYSQFPPPNRDTTSAG; this comes from the coding sequence ATGGCTTTTGTATTAGGTGTCCTGTTTGGCCGGTTGACATCGCGCAGCGGTACGTCTGGTCATGCACATCCGCTTGCGCCAGGCTCGCCGGATCTGGATTTGGGACGGCCCTCAGCTATCTCCTCGGCGGATGCCCCGGGTGGCCCTTATGCCGTGACGCTGCTGGATCAGGGATCTAACCTGATCCGAACCATCAAAATGGTGCGCGAGGTCAAGCACCTAGGCCTGAAGGATGCCAAGGACTTTGTGGAATCAGCGCCGCGTCCGCTGATCCGGGTTGCGTCCGCGGACCAGGCGAACGCGATCGTACGCGCGTTTCAGGGTGTTGCGTCGGTGCGGGTGGACGGCCCCGAAGGTGTGCACGAGGTCAAGGACTATGGCTATAGCCAGTTTCCTCCGCCGAACCGTGACACGACTTCCGCAGGCTAG
- a CDS encoding phosphoglucomutase/phosphomannomutase family protein yields MSNQTASPLPSTSATFSAVKFGTDGWRGIIADDFTYSNVRVAAAAIANYVLRHEDASKGVCIGFDTRFSSPQFAQVVAEVLANAGIPVQLAQDVTPTPALSYGVRHRGCAGGIMITSSHNPAQWNGVKYKASYGGSGSPGIIKQIEQYLGADLPQAAEPAAITRVDFLPNYIAAVEAFADLPAIQASGYRFLIDSMFGAGAGVLKGIFDRAGVPAVEIRSERNPNFPGINPEPILPHISLTQERVVAEGCDAGLITDGDADRIGSVDEHGNVVDAHKIFAILLRWLLERKQWPGDVTRAFNTTKMLDRIAARYGRKLHEHGIGFKYVCDLMLSEDILVGGEESGGIGISKHLPERDGILNALLIANVMADEKKTLGELVASLQAEFGEHHYGRIDMHIDDRLKQSAIQRASSGVSDFAGFRVLRTENLDGFKFFLEIPEDAARQGSTPAPAETWLLLRASGTEPLLRVYCESSSPENVTRILKAAETFVLQGK; encoded by the coding sequence ATGAGCAACCAGACCGCGTCGCCCCTCCCGTCCACCTCCGCAACATTCAGCGCTGTCAAATTCGGTACGGATGGCTGGCGCGGCATCATCGCCGACGATTTCACCTACAGCAACGTCCGCGTCGCCGCTGCCGCCATCGCGAACTACGTGTTGCGCCACGAAGACGCCAGCAAAGGCGTATGCATCGGGTTCGACACGCGCTTCAGTTCGCCGCAATTTGCGCAGGTCGTCGCAGAAGTGCTCGCCAACGCTGGCATTCCCGTGCAGCTTGCGCAGGACGTAACGCCCACACCCGCACTCAGCTATGGCGTGCGTCACCGCGGCTGCGCGGGTGGCATCATGATCACCTCATCGCACAACCCCGCGCAGTGGAACGGGGTGAAGTACAAGGCCAGCTACGGCGGCTCCGGCTCGCCCGGCATCATCAAGCAGATCGAGCAGTACCTAGGCGCGGACCTTCCCCAGGCCGCAGAGCCCGCGGCGATCACCCGCGTTGACTTCCTTCCCAACTACATCGCCGCGGTCGAGGCCTTCGCCGACCTGCCCGCCATCCAGGCTTCGGGCTATCGCTTCCTCATCGACAGCATGTTCGGCGCGGGAGCAGGCGTGCTCAAGGGCATCTTCGACCGCGCCGGCGTTCCAGCAGTTGAGATCCGTTCCGAGCGCAACCCGAACTTTCCCGGCATCAATCCCGAGCCCATCCTGCCGCACATCTCGCTGACGCAAGAACGCGTTGTCGCCGAGGGCTGCGACGCCGGCCTGATCACCGATGGCGATGCCGATCGCATCGGCAGCGTCGATGAGCACGGCAATGTGGTCGACGCGCACAAGATCTTCGCCATTCTTCTGCGCTGGTTGCTCGAGCGCAAACAGTGGCCCGGCGATGTGACCCGCGCCTTCAACACGACAAAGATGCTCGACCGCATCGCCGCCAGGTACGGCCGCAAGCTGCACGAGCACGGCATCGGTTTCAAGTACGTCTGCGATCTCATGCTCTCGGAAGACATCCTGGTCGGCGGTGAAGAATCCGGTGGCATCGGCATCAGCAAACACCTTCCGGAGCGCGACGGCATCCTCAACGCGCTGCTGATCGCCAACGTGATGGCCGACGAGAAGAAGACACTCGGCGAGCTCGTCGCATCGCTGCAGGCGGAGTTCGGCGAGCACCATTACGGCCGCATCGACATGCACATAGACGACCGCCTCAAGCAGTCCGCCATTCAGCGCGCGTCGAGCGGCGTTTCCGACTTCGCGGGCTTCAGGGTCCTGCGCACGGAAAACCTGGACGGCTTCAAATTCTTTCTGGAGATCCCCGAAGACGCGGCCAGGCAGGGCAGCACGCCAGCGCCTGCGGAAACGTGGCTGCTCTTGCGCGCCAGCGGCACTGAGCCGTTGCTTCGTGTCTACTGCGAGAGCTCATCGCCAGAGAATGTAACTCGCATCCTCAAGGCTGCTGAAACGTTTGTCCTGCAAGGCAAGTAA
- a CDS encoding mannose-1-phosphate guanylyltransferase, with protein sequence MQPPTNIDFVPVILAGGSGTRFWPRSRKARAKQVLALSGEETMIQQTVERLRPLAQDSTFLVITNDLLAETIGKQLPNVPAARILREPAARNTAPACLLAAAILAKSNPQTVLGIFPSDHVVLDDAKFVERMQQAIQVAAAGENIVVLGAPPTRPETGYGYIEEGVAVSFGSEPFEVHAVRRFTEKPDFAHARKFLSAGNYTWNSGMFLWSAQTLINAFREHCNSMLAPILAIADAFGTPDFDRVFAEQYPTVENISIDFAILESRSFKGEGKSNIYCLPADFGWNDLGSWSALHEHHLQHIQDIGNNNVVESSSTLQLDASGNYVYAPGLTVALLGVKDLVVVQTDDALLVTTRAHSQEVGRVVKELVKHARHELV encoded by the coding sequence ATGCAACCGCCAACCAACATCGACTTCGTTCCCGTCATCCTCGCCGGCGGCAGCGGCACCCGCTTCTGGCCGCGTTCTCGCAAAGCCCGCGCCAAGCAGGTGCTGGCCTTGTCTGGCGAGGAGACGATGATTCAGCAAACCGTGGAGCGCCTGCGCCCGCTTGCTCAGGACTCCACCTTTCTGGTCATCACCAACGACTTGCTGGCGGAGACGATCGGCAAGCAGTTGCCCAACGTACCGGCTGCGCGCATCCTGCGTGAACCCGCCGCGCGCAACACCGCTCCTGCCTGCCTGCTGGCCGCCGCCATCCTGGCCAAGAGCAATCCGCAGACCGTGCTCGGTATCTTCCCGTCCGATCACGTGGTGCTGGACGACGCGAAGTTCGTGGAGCGCATGCAGCAGGCCATCCAAGTGGCAGCCGCCGGCGAAAACATCGTCGTTCTCGGCGCTCCGCCCACGCGGCCTGAGACGGGTTACGGCTACATCGAAGAAGGCGTTGCGGTCAGCTTCGGAAGCGAGCCTTTCGAAGTTCACGCGGTCCGACGCTTCACCGAGAAGCCGGATTTCGCGCATGCCCGCAAGTTCCTCTCCGCCGGCAATTACACCTGGAACAGCGGCATGTTCCTGTGGTCCGCGCAGACCCTGATCAACGCCTTCCGCGAACACTGCAATTCGATGCTCGCACCCATCCTCGCCATCGCCGACGCGTTCGGCACGCCCGACTTCGATCGCGTCTTTGCCGAGCAGTATCCCACCGTCGAAAACATCAGCATCGACTTTGCCATCCTCGAATCGCGCTCCTTCAAGGGCGAAGGCAAGAGCAACATCTACTGCCTGCCGGCCGACTTTGGATGGAACGACCTGGGCAGTTGGAGCGCGCTGCACGAGCACCACCTGCAGCACATCCAGGACATCGGCAACAACAACGTCGTCGAGTCCTCCAGCACTCTGCAACTGGACGCCAGCGGGAACTATGTCTACGCGCCGGGGCTCACCGTGGCTCTGCTGGGCGTGAAAGATCTTGTCGTCGTGCAAACGGACGACGCCCTTCTGGTGACCACCCGCGCGCACTCGCAGGAAGTTGGCCGCGTGGTTAAAGAGCTGGTCAAGCACGCGCGCCACGAACTCGTTTAG
- a CDS encoding pyridoxal phosphate-dependent aminotransferase encodes MATATAAPAAHTLSERINRIEVSATMAITAEALRLKSQGIDLADFGAGEPHFSTPEHIKQAAIQAIEKNYTRYTAVAGIPEIRRAIVDRHAADFGTNYAPEECSFTTGGKLALFNAIEVLIDHGDEVIVPTPAWVSYKDIIQFAGGVPVFVETSEVENFRVTAAMIEAAITPKTRAIILNSPSNPSGAIMAKDDLYSIVRLAHERGIYALLDECYVYLCFDGEPVSGASVTECKEHIVVLGSLSKTYAMTGWRAGFALAPKPIIAAINKLQSQSTSNTNTMVQHASIAALSGSQQCVADMRAGYIEIRDRVLEGFQSIPGLTCTVPQGAFYVYPNVSAFFGKGGVNSASDVAARLLSEAHVVCVPGEPFGTADHIRLSYAVSSSVVDKGLERMRTFFASLT; translated from the coding sequence ATGGCTACCGCGACCGCCGCTCCTGCCGCGCACACACTCTCCGAACGCATCAACCGCATTGAGGTTTCGGCCACCATGGCCATTACCGCGGAGGCGCTTCGCCTCAAGTCGCAGGGCATCGACCTGGCCGATTTCGGTGCCGGCGAGCCGCACTTCAGCACGCCCGAGCACATCAAGCAGGCCGCGATCCAGGCGATCGAAAAGAACTACACGCGCTACACCGCCGTTGCCGGCATCCCGGAGATTCGCCGCGCCATCGTCGACCGCCACGCTGCCGATTTCGGCACGAACTACGCGCCGGAAGAGTGCAGCTTCACCACCGGCGGCAAGCTGGCACTGTTCAACGCGATCGAGGTGCTGATCGACCACGGCGACGAGGTCATTGTGCCCACCCCGGCGTGGGTCTCGTACAAGGACATCATCCAGTTCGCGGGCGGCGTTCCCGTCTTCGTCGAAACCAGCGAGGTGGAGAACTTCCGCGTGACCGCTGCCATGATTGAGGCCGCGATCACACCCAAAACGCGCGCCATCATCCTGAACTCGCCGTCGAACCCCAGCGGCGCGATCATGGCCAAGGACGACCTCTACAGCATCGTGCGCCTGGCCCACGAGCGCGGCATCTACGCCCTGCTGGACGAGTGCTACGTCTACCTCTGCTTCGACGGCGAGCCGGTCAGCGGCGCCAGCGTGACCGAATGCAAGGAGCACATCGTTGTGCTCGGCTCACTCTCAAAGACATACGCCATGACCGGCTGGCGTGCCGGCTTCGCGCTGGCTCCCAAGCCGATCATCGCGGCCATCAACAAGCTGCAGTCGCAGTCCACCAGCAACACCAACACCATGGTGCAGCACGCCTCCATCGCCGCGCTCAGCGGATCGCAGCAGTGCGTGGCCGACATGCGCGCGGGCTACATCGAAATCCGCGACCGCGTTCTGGAGGGCTTCCAGAGCATCCCGGGTCTCACCTGCACCGTGCCGCAGGGCGCGTTCTACGTGTATCCCAACGTCAGCGCCTTCTTCGGCAAGGGCGGCGTGAACTCCGCGTCCGACGTTGCCGCGCGCCTGCTAAGCGAGGCTCACGTGGTCTGCGTTCCCGGCGAGCCCTTCGGCACCGCCGACCACATCCGGCTTTCGTATGCCGTTTCGTCCAGCGTGGTCGATAAGGGTCTTGAGCGTATGCGCACTTTCTTCGCCTCGCTCACCTAA
- a CDS encoding helix-turn-helix domain-containing protein, whose translation MHMMFPARNAPPEETPVPAAMNIGSTIRGYRLQKGMSQGDVEKRTGLLRCYLSRVENGHTVPSLDTLQKIAGALGLPLSQFFAEEAIARDMQSLSLSEDDIRFLTQIQRYSAHLTESDRKLLLAMVKKFAQTALV comes from the coding sequence ATGCACATGATGTTTCCGGCGCGGAACGCCCCGCCGGAGGAAACACCGGTCCCCGCGGCAATGAATATCGGTTCGACAATCCGTGGGTACCGCCTCCAGAAGGGCATGTCGCAGGGCGATGTGGAGAAGCGTACCGGCCTGCTGCGCTGCTACCTGTCGCGCGTGGAGAACGGCCACACTGTTCCGTCGCTGGACACGCTGCAGAAGATCGCCGGCGCGCTGGGCCTGCCGCTCAGCCAGTTTTTCGCCGAAGAGGCAATCGCGCGTGACATGCAGTCGCTGTCGCTCAGCGAAGACGACATTCGCTTCCTCACCCAGATTCAGCGGTACAGCGCGCACCTGACCGAATCCGACCGCAAGCTCCTGCTCGCAATGGTGAAAAAGTTCGCCCAGACCGCCCTGGTCTAG